A region from the Kineothrix sp. IPX-CK genome encodes:
- a CDS encoding L-ribulose-5-phosphate 4-epimerase, which translates to MLEELKKQVYEANMLLPKYGLVTFTWGNVSAIDREKQLFVIKPSGVEYDKLTPEDMVIMDLDGNKVEGRYNPSSDTPTHLELYKAFSKIGGIVHTHSSWATSWAQAGRGIPCYGTTHADYMYGEIPCVRCLTKEEIEGAYEKNTGLLIADYFADKDYEAVPAVLCKNHGPFSWGKDAHEAVHNAVVLEEVAKMAARAERINSRIEPAPQELQDKHYYRKHGVNAYYGQTES; encoded by the coding sequence ATGTTAGAAGAACTGAAAAAGCAAGTATATGAGGCAAATATGCTGCTTCCGAAATATGGACTGGTTACTTTCACATGGGGAAACGTGAGCGCGATCGATAGAGAAAAGCAGCTTTTTGTCATTAAGCCCAGTGGAGTGGAATACGACAAATTGACACCCGAAGACATGGTAATTATGGACCTTGACGGCAATAAGGTGGAAGGAAGATACAATCCCTCCTCCGATACGCCCACTCATTTAGAGCTGTATAAAGCATTTTCCAAGATAGGTGGTATCGTGCATACTCATTCCTCATGGGCTACAAGCTGGGCGCAGGCAGGACGTGGAATCCCTTGCTACGGGACTACTCACGCTGACTATATGTATGGAGAGATTCCCTGTGTCAGGTGCTTGACCAAGGAGGAAATTGAAGGGGCATATGAGAAAAATACAGGTCTTTTGATCGCGGATTACTTTGCGGATAAGGATTATGAAGCAGTTCCTGCAGTTCTCTGCAAGAATCACGGCCCCTTTTCGTGGGGTAAGGATGCGCATGAAGCGGTTCATAATGCAGTAGTGCTGGAAGAAGTGGCGAAGATGGCGGCGCGCGCTGAGAGGATCAACAGTCGGATAGAGCCTGCTCCTCAGGAACTTCAGGATAAGCATTACTATAGGAAGCATGGCGTTAACGCATACTATGGACAGACAGAAAGCTAA
- a CDS encoding FGGY-family carbohydrate kinase: MKDIKEMILAGKTAIGIELGSTRIKAVLIGEDNSPIASGSFGWENQYKDNFWTYSLEDVWKGLQESYRALAAEVKSKYDVSLQTVGSIGFSAMMHGYMAFDKEGELLVPFRTWRNTTTGEAAAELTELFRYNIPQRWSISHLRQAILGKEAHVKNIDFFTTLAGYVHWMLTGERVLGVGDASGMFPIDIDTADYNERMVGQFDKLVAGENYPWKLREILPKVLCAGESAGVLTEEGAKLLDPTGGLKAGIPLCPPEGDAGTGMAATNSVAVRTGNVSAGTSIFAMIVLEKELSKVYPEIDLVTTPDGSLVGMVHCNNCTSDLNAWVNIFKEFMETIGLTVNMGKLYDDLYFKALEGDADCGGLVSYCYFSGEPVTGFDEGRPLFAREMNCNFNLANFMRSHLYSSLAALKIGLDILFKEEKVQADEIFGHGGLFKTKGVGQGFLAAAMDTPVSVMETAGEGGAWGIALLASFMQNKAKDETLSEYLNEKVFAGNKGTKMEPDVKDVAGFDAFISRYKAGFPMERAAVESMK, translated from the coding sequence ATGAAAGACATAAAAGAGATGATACTGGCCGGTAAGACGGCGATTGGAATTGAACTCGGATCTACCAGAATAAAGGCGGTCTTGATAGGGGAAGACAATTCTCCTATCGCTTCCGGCAGCTTTGGATGGGAAAATCAATACAAAGATAATTTTTGGACCTACAGTCTGGAGGACGTATGGAAGGGTCTTCAGGAGAGTTATCGCGCTTTGGCGGCGGAGGTGAAGAGCAAATATGATGTTTCCCTCCAAACGGTAGGATCCATCGGCTTCAGTGCCATGATGCACGGATATATGGCATTTGATAAAGAGGGCGAGCTTCTCGTCCCGTTCCGTACATGGAGAAATACTACCACCGGTGAGGCGGCGGCAGAGCTGACCGAACTGTTCCGGTATAACATTCCCCAGAGATGGAGCATTTCTCATTTGAGACAGGCGATTCTGGGTAAAGAAGCTCATGTGAAAAACATCGATTTCTTCACAACCCTTGCCGGCTACGTGCATTGGATGCTGACGGGAGAAAGAGTGCTGGGCGTAGGCGACGCTTCCGGTATGTTCCCTATAGATATCGATACTGCGGATTATAATGAGCGTATGGTAGGACAGTTCGACAAGTTGGTAGCAGGAGAGAACTATCCATGGAAGCTTAGGGAGATTCTTCCGAAGGTGCTCTGCGCGGGAGAAAGCGCCGGAGTGCTTACGGAGGAAGGTGCAAAGCTGTTAGATCCTACGGGCGGCTTGAAGGCAGGAATTCCCCTTTGCCCTCCGGAAGGGGATGCAGGAACCGGTATGGCAGCTACCAACAGCGTAGCGGTGAGAACAGGAAATGTTTCTGCCGGAACAAGCATATTCGCCATGATTGTGTTGGAAAAGGAGCTTTCCAAGGTATATCCTGAAATAGACCTGGTTACTACGCCGGATGGCAGTCTGGTGGGAATGGTTCATTGCAATAACTGTACGTCGGACTTAAATGCATGGGTTAATATATTTAAGGAATTTATGGAGACGATAGGCCTTACTGTGAACATGGGCAAACTTTATGATGATTTATATTTTAAAGCTCTGGAAGGAGATGCAGACTGCGGCGGATTGGTGTCCTACTGCTATTTCTCGGGAGAACCCGTTACCGGTTTCGATGAGGGACGTCCTCTGTTCGCCCGCGAGATGAACTGCAATTTTAACCTCGCCAACTTCATGAGGAGCCACTTATATTCTTCTTTGGCAGCATTGAAGATTGGTTTGGACATTTTGTTCAAGGAAGAGAAAGTTCAGGCCGATGAAATCTTCGGACACGGTGGTTTGTTTAAGACCAAGGGCGTTGGACAAGGATTTTTGGCGGCGGCTATGGATACTCCCGTATCTGTTATGGAGACGGCCGGAGAAGGCGGAGCATGGGGAATCGCTCTTCTGGCTTCCTTTATGCAGAACAAAGCGAAAGACGAGACGCTTTCAGAATATTTGAACGAGAAAGTATTTGCAGGAAATAAAGGCACTAAGATGGAACCTGATGTTAAAGATGTGGCTGGTTTTGATGCATTTATCAGCCGCTATAAAGCAGGCTTCCCTATGGAACGGGCAGCCGTAGAGTCTATGAAATAA